The following proteins are encoded in a genomic region of Peromyscus maniculatus bairdii isolate BWxNUB_F1_BW_parent chromosome 12, HU_Pman_BW_mat_3.1, whole genome shotgun sequence:
- the Csnk2a2ip gene encoding casein kinase II subunit alpha'-interacting protein isoform X2, giving the protein MVPLAYHDQDFVHLDNSQQQTTNNSVLNQFTSQPVAKEQSQNTVTVPPSSFNKKAQSFSTLPSPNSKVRQCSTTRGMKSSSLYSKHFQKDPYSKSSLNPSWKSLDSSLSHHKPQTTSSSSFSSTSSSEPSQISVRSRLPLPKPQTSSGIDLCWKSSSLESTQRDSTSSSSSLQYQETPSLNIIWTSPSLESSPSEPNTTLCRSISQKESSLDCLWSSLLESSQNTFSSPPFNHKLQRNDSPSTLSSLESSRTAQNSTLPDCRPLKSPASNSNNNVLSLPLSQVKSRKPPLLSHSTHPSHSLPVCQPKPKTALKGDHSTRALSSPVCQSKVQSTTSPKDKHRARQLPSVHPKPNISGQRVSSPKLCTKNKNASVPSSRLQSKGNVEQSLKTEAENEVPWSLDYSHPCIIKGGTVPVDVVNKIVNSISKSTIQKDLSRQILFRRMRGKPNPRPGPRLSSTYTVCLECGSCIKSQCSHLTGKKDPRCATLFVIPTPESRADGKVDVKIVLILSLPEASSSCFQLPMKDDQPEDNSEALDGSPEDASAPRQHEVILRIQHPHSQEVMGADTYEWG; this is encoded by the exons ATGGTGCCATTAGCATATCATGATCAAGACTTTGTGCATTTAGACAACTCTCAGCAACAAACTACAAACAATTCAGTGCTAAACCAATTCACCAGCCAACCTGTGGCCAAAGAACAATCTCAAAATACAGTCACAGTGCCCCCATCAAGCTTTAACAAAAAGGCCCAGAGCTTCTCAACTCTGCCTTCTCCGAACTCTAAAGTGAGACAATGTTCCACTACCAGGGGTATGAAATCATCATCATTATACTCCAAACACTTTCAAAAAGACCCCTACTCAAAAAGTTCATTGAACCCCTCTTGGAAATCCTTGGACTCATCTTTGTCTCACCACAAACCTCAGACAACATCTTCATCTAGCTTTAGCAGTACTTCATCATCTGAACCTAGCCAAATATCTGTGAGATCAAGATTACCCCTTCCAAAGCCTCAGACATCATCAGGTATTGACCTTTGCTGGAAATCATCTTCACTGGAGTCTACTCAAAGAGACtccacatcatcatcatcttccctTCAATACCAAGAAACACCTTCCTTAAATATCATCTGGACTTCACCTTCTTTGGAATCGAGTCCAAGTGAACCTAACACAACATTATGTAGATCTATATCACAGAAGGAGTCCTCATTGGACTGCCTTTGGTCATCTTTATTAGAATCCAGTCAAAACACGTTTAGCTCACCACCATTCAACCACAAACTTCAAAGAAATGACTCCCCTTCAACTTTATCTTCTCTGGAGTCCAGTCGAACAGCTCAGAATTCAACCTTGCCTGACTGTAGACCTCTGAAAAGTCCTGCATCAAACTCTAATAACAATGTTCTGAGTTTGCCATTGTCTCAAGTAAAATCAAGGAAACCACCTTTATTATCACATTCTACTCATCCATCTCATAGTTTGCCTGTGTGCCAGCCAAAACCTAAAACAGCGCTCAAAGGTGATCACAGTACCCGGGCCCTCAGCTCACCTGTTTGTCAATCCAAAGTCCAGAGTACTACTTCACCCAAGGACAAACACAGAGCCCGTCAACTACCATCAGTTCATCCTAAACCAAATATCTCAGGCCAAAGAGTTTCAAGTCCCAAGCTGTGCACAAAGAACAAAAATGCTTCAGTTCCGAGTTCCAGACTCCAGAGTAAAGGAAATGTTGAACAAAGTttgaagacagaagcagagaatgAAGTCCCATGGTCTTTAGATTATAGTCATCCCTGCATTATTAAAGGTGGAACTGTCCCTGTCGATGTCGTCAATAAAATTGTCAATTCTATCTCCAAGTCTACAATTCAGAAGGATCTCTCTAGGCAAATTCTCTTTCGAAGAATGAGGGGAAAGCCAAATCCTCGTCCTGGTCCCCGTCTTTCATCAACATACACTGTTTGTTTAGAATGTGGTTCCTGCATAAAATCTCAATGTAGCCATCTTACAGGAAAGAAGGATCCTCGATGTGCAACACTCTTCGTCATTCCAACACCCGAGAGCAGGGCTGATGGGAAAGTAGACGTGAAAATAGTCCTTATCCTTTCTCTACCCGAGGCTTCCTCATCCTGCTTTCAACTTCCCATGAAAGATGATCAACCTGAAGATAATTCAGAAGCCCTTGATG gatctcctgaagatgccagtgcccccagacaacatgaagtaattttaaggatacaacacccacattcccaagag
- the Csnk2a2ip gene encoding casein kinase II subunit alpha'-interacting protein isoform X1 — MVPLAYHDQDFVHLDNSQQQTTNNSVLNQFTSQPVAKEQSQNTVTVPPSSFNKKAQSFSTLPSPNSKVRQCSTTRGMKSSSLYSKHFQKDPYSKSSLNPSWKSLDSSLSHHKPQTTSSSSFSSTSSSEPSQISVRSRLPLPKPQTSSGIDLCWKSSSLESTQRDSTSSSSSLQYQETPSLNIIWTSPSLESSPSEPNTTLCRSISQKESSLDCLWSSLLESSQNTFSSPPFNHKLQRNDSPSTLSSLESSRTAQNSTLPDCRPLKSPASNSNNNVLSLPLSQVKSRKPPLLSHSTHPSHSLPVCQPKPKTALKGDHSTRALSSPVCQSKVQSTTSPKDKHRARQLPSVHPKPNISGQRVSSPKLCTKNKNASVPSSRLQSKGNVEQSLKTEAENEVPWSLDYSHPCIIKGGTVPVDVVNKIVNSISKSTIQKDLSRQILFRRMRGKPNPRPGPRLSSTYTVCLECGSCIKSQCSHLTGKKDPRCATLFVIPTPESRADGKVDVKIVLILSLPEASSSCFQLPMKDDQPEDNSEALDGNLEELEKITHFFPASESDFIQGIKTNQKWLAVSSEDRDISQEPQAVDWLLYVKNRNTVQPQTPVQAPSSSSSSSCSSYSSSSSSSSTGFPSSSSPCKEPTPAPLPSYVLSKVRSHHRLPPGVSWLEFIRGTSSETPKMRQPTLPKTKRVRTRNTKTMKKGKKGTNTLLRYLQTKFQNEKS, encoded by the coding sequence ATGGTGCCATTAGCATATCATGATCAAGACTTTGTGCATTTAGACAACTCTCAGCAACAAACTACAAACAATTCAGTGCTAAACCAATTCACCAGCCAACCTGTGGCCAAAGAACAATCTCAAAATACAGTCACAGTGCCCCCATCAAGCTTTAACAAAAAGGCCCAGAGCTTCTCAACTCTGCCTTCTCCGAACTCTAAAGTGAGACAATGTTCCACTACCAGGGGTATGAAATCATCATCATTATACTCCAAACACTTTCAAAAAGACCCCTACTCAAAAAGTTCATTGAACCCCTCTTGGAAATCCTTGGACTCATCTTTGTCTCACCACAAACCTCAGACAACATCTTCATCTAGCTTTAGCAGTACTTCATCATCTGAACCTAGCCAAATATCTGTGAGATCAAGATTACCCCTTCCAAAGCCTCAGACATCATCAGGTATTGACCTTTGCTGGAAATCATCTTCACTGGAGTCTACTCAAAGAGACtccacatcatcatcatcttccctTCAATACCAAGAAACACCTTCCTTAAATATCATCTGGACTTCACCTTCTTTGGAATCGAGTCCAAGTGAACCTAACACAACATTATGTAGATCTATATCACAGAAGGAGTCCTCATTGGACTGCCTTTGGTCATCTTTATTAGAATCCAGTCAAAACACGTTTAGCTCACCACCATTCAACCACAAACTTCAAAGAAATGACTCCCCTTCAACTTTATCTTCTCTGGAGTCCAGTCGAACAGCTCAGAATTCAACCTTGCCTGACTGTAGACCTCTGAAAAGTCCTGCATCAAACTCTAATAACAATGTTCTGAGTTTGCCATTGTCTCAAGTAAAATCAAGGAAACCACCTTTATTATCACATTCTACTCATCCATCTCATAGTTTGCCTGTGTGCCAGCCAAAACCTAAAACAGCGCTCAAAGGTGATCACAGTACCCGGGCCCTCAGCTCACCTGTTTGTCAATCCAAAGTCCAGAGTACTACTTCACCCAAGGACAAACACAGAGCCCGTCAACTACCATCAGTTCATCCTAAACCAAATATCTCAGGCCAAAGAGTTTCAAGTCCCAAGCTGTGCACAAAGAACAAAAATGCTTCAGTTCCGAGTTCCAGACTCCAGAGTAAAGGAAATGTTGAACAAAGTttgaagacagaagcagagaatgAAGTCCCATGGTCTTTAGATTATAGTCATCCCTGCATTATTAAAGGTGGAACTGTCCCTGTCGATGTCGTCAATAAAATTGTCAATTCTATCTCCAAGTCTACAATTCAGAAGGATCTCTCTAGGCAAATTCTCTTTCGAAGAATGAGGGGAAAGCCAAATCCTCGTCCTGGTCCCCGTCTTTCATCAACATACACTGTTTGTTTAGAATGTGGTTCCTGCATAAAATCTCAATGTAGCCATCTTACAGGAAAGAAGGATCCTCGATGTGCAACACTCTTCGTCATTCCAACACCCGAGAGCAGGGCTGATGGGAAAGTAGACGTGAAAATAGTCCTTATCCTTTCTCTACCCGAGGCTTCCTCATCCTGCTTTCAACTTCCCATGAAAGATGATCAACCTGAAGATAATTCAGAAGCCCTTGATGGTAATCTTGAAGAATTAGAGAAGATAACACACTTTTTTCCTGCATCTGAATCTGATTTTATCCAGGGGATTAAGACAAATCAAAAGTGGTTGGCTGTATCCTCTGAGGACAGAGATATAAGCCAAGAACCCCAGGCTGTTGACTGGCTGCTCTATGTTAAAAACAGGAATACTGTTCAGCCCCAAACCCCAGTTCAAGCCCCAtcttcttcgtcttcttcttcttgctcctcctattcctcttcttcctcctcctcatctacCGGCTTTCCCTCTTCATCCTCTCCTTGCAAAGAACCCACTCCAGCTCCCCTCCCAAGTTATGTCCTTTCCAAGGTAAGAAGTCACCACCGGTTACCTCCAGGGGTTTCCTGGCTTGAGTTCATACGGGGCACAAGTTCTGAAACCCCGAAAATGAGACAACCCACGTTACCCAAAACCAAACGTGTGAGGACTCGCAACACGAAAACCatgaaaaaggggaaaaagggaACGAACACACTGCTCAGATATCTCCAAACAAAGTTCCAAAATGAGAAATCCTGA